A part of Planococcus sp. MB-3u-03 genomic DNA contains:
- a CDS encoding YlaN family protein, translating into MEHTEEQTYQQKALELLKADAEKIEQLIKVQMDHLTLPSCPLYEEVLDTQMFGLSREIDFAVKLGLIERETGKNLMDTLEKKLSILHDAYTNK; encoded by the coding sequence ATGGAACATACAGAAGAACAGACTTATCAACAAAAAGCGCTGGAACTCCTTAAAGCTGATGCAGAGAAAATTGAGCAATTGATCAAGGTGCAGATGGATCATCTTACATTGCCTTCCTGCCCTTTATATGAAGAAGTTCTTGATACGCAAATGTTTGGCTTATCACGGGAAATCGATTTTGCCGTCAAACTCGGCCTGATCGAACGTGAGACCGGTAAAAATTTAATGGATACGCTGGAGAAGAAACTGTCCATCCTCCATGACGCGTATACAAATAAATGA
- a CDS encoding YlaH-like family protein — MDEQAFVYENMYPVARVLYQNMPNFDVAGYALFAVIFLLSALVYKLGFAKKLSIGKNAVIILFLAAGGLGLTFLAFFLPVVEGLVIAALILILYKIRLWREKRENAASQ; from the coding sequence GTGGACGAGCAGGCTTTTGTCTATGAAAATATGTATCCGGTAGCCCGGGTTCTTTACCAGAACATGCCGAATTTCGATGTGGCGGGATATGCACTGTTTGCCGTCATCTTCCTGTTATCGGCACTCGTGTATAAACTGGGCTTTGCCAAAAAATTATCGATCGGAAAAAATGCAGTCATCATCTTGTTCTTGGCTGCGGGAGGGTTAGGCCTGACATTCCTGGCCTTTTTCCTGCCCGTCGTCGAAGGCTTGGTCATTGCCGCATTGATTCTTATCCTTTATAAAATCCGCCTATGGCGCGAAAAACGCGAAAACGCTGCTTCTCAATGA
- a CDS encoding YlaI family protein — protein sequence MRVQCVICDKIEELEDDTLQAKRLRNRPIHTHMCEECHDRITKRTEERLATGHFHFFRSSRSIEDDF from the coding sequence ATGCGTGTTCAATGTGTCATCTGCGATAAGATCGAAGAATTGGAAGACGATACGCTGCAAGCTAAGCGCCTGCGCAACCGGCCGATCCACACCCATATGTGCGAAGAATGCCACGACCGCATCACCAAACGGACCGAAGAACGCCTAGCGACGGGTCATTTCCATTTCTTCCGCAGCTCCCGCAGCATCGAGGATGATTTCTGA